cctataaggcggtaagattttttggcttccaaggacagcgttatatcgaggtagaggtgtattagaatgTCTTCCCTGGATGATGCTTTTATTACCCAGTCATCTAGGAATGGGTACGCATACATACTCTGCCTTTTTATGTACACTGCCACTACCAACAGGCATTTTGTAAACAGCTGAGGAGCTATGGATAAAGAAAAAAGGAGGACCTTGTACTGAAAATGGACCTCTCATACCATGAAAAGGAGGTATTTCAGATGATACTGTTTTACGGAAACACTCATCTTTTAAATCCAAAGCAGCAACCTCATCCCCAAGACAAAGTGAAAGGATTATAGAagttctctctaatatccagaaacaaaatttctttatataaatatttcatttccttAAATCCAAAAGAGGGCAAAGccccatatttttttaaattagaaaatgcAAGTATAAACCCTCCCTCTGTGATCTTGCAGAACTGTCTCTATCGCTCCTAACTGCACCAAAGATCAAAACTTGTTCTTTAACAAAATGAGATGACTTTGATCTCTGCCCAGAGATGAAATGGGTGAGTTGTTGGGGGCAAGGGTCTTGATTTGAATTGTGTAACCATATGCAATAACTTCCAGGATCCACCTGTCTGATATTAACTCCTAGTGATAAAAATGGGACAAACAATCCCCAAATATCTGTGTGCGCTGGATCAGACAACTGAATGTCCTCCTGGTACAGAACTGGTGAAGGTCTAGTCCCATGCATAGACTCTTCTTGATAAGGTGCAGGAGATGGCCACtgggatcagggccagctccagggcttttgccgccccaagcagcaaaagaaaaaaagccgcgatcgcaatctgcggcagctctaccgccgtcgcttcattcttcggcggcaggtcctttgctctgagagggagtgagggacctgctgccgaattgctgaaGAGCCAGACTTGCctcccctctccgttggccgccccaagcacctgcttgctgagctggtgcctggagccgaccctgactGGGATCATCTAACACTGTAGGGGTAACATGCCGTTCAGGCCAAAAAAAGATTGATGGATTTGGTTGGAAATACTTTTGTGCATCTGGATCCAGGGGGTATGAATGAAACTGTCTAACATTTTTCTCTGAATTCACTCTGAATCCATTAGCATCTTGCTTTTAACCCGTTCTCCAAGTCGGACGGGGCCTAGATGGGTGCAGCCTGAATGGGCTGCCTGGGCCCCAAGAGATACAAAATAAAATGGAGACCCCACTGCCTGGGCCCAGAGAGGTTCCCCCAGTAGAGGCAATTCGGCCGAGTGACTGATGCACAAATGGTTTATCCTTTTCCATAGGGGCTTCCTGGTAAACGCTCTTCGGCCACAGCAGTAGCGCCGCCGCCAGCTCGGTCAGCGCCAGTCCCACCGCCGTGCCGCTAGCAGCGCGTCCCGCGGGGCTGGGCgctccccgggctggggctggctggccacACGGGGCGCAACGCGAGGAGCCGGCCGAGTCCCAGAGGCGGCgaggctgggagaggaggggtcACCCCGGGCGGGGGATGGTGCCGGGGCCGAGTGCCCCGGGGACACAGCGCCAGGGGCCGCACGCTGGCTCCCCCGGGCCGGGTCCGAGCGCTCAGCGCCGGCCGCAGGAAGTACCAGCCCAGCCAGGCCTCCCATGACCCCACTGCCATGGCAACAGCCAGAGCTAACGTGCGCAGCGCGGGGCGGAAGTGCCGCGGCTCGCGGTGACGCCAGCTCTGTGAGGGGCGGAAGTGCGGCGCTTTGCGACCTGCGTcccgcagtacttcttcctatcCACGTGTGctggccgggcggggagccgggctgggcgcACGGCGGAGGTGAGGGGCCTGGGGGCTGGTTTCTCCTCCGGCTTGCCGCGGTGTCTGGGGACAGCCTGTCCCCGACGGGCTCTGCTGGCTCCGCCCTGCCGCGGGGAGGATGAAGTAGCCTTGGGCTACTGTGAGGGAGCCGGACTTCCCGGTCCCCCCCGGGGTGGAGTCGGGgcctggttagggtgaccagacagcaaatgtgaaaaagacccaaaaatcaggactgtccctaaaaaattgggacatctggtcaccctaggcctggTCCTGGTCCCGGTCCCATCTCTGACTAAAGCATCCTTGGCAGGCTTGTGCTGTCTATTAAGTGCCAGTTTCCCAGGTAGCTTGTCCCGCAGGACCTGGCTGGCCCCGTAGCCTGTGCGATCCTGTGCCAAGGGGACCAAGCCTGAGCCTAGCTCGTGTCTCCCCTGCAGCATCttcctggggtggccaatggcagaggaggattTGTTCCGGAGCGACCACCCTGTGAGCGCCAGTGAGGATGAGGTAGGAGAGGCTCTTGcgccccagcactggggcagTGACCTCAAGGCATGGCTGCGTTTGGTAGTTTACCCCGAGTGCATGCCAGGCTGTTGCTGACAGGAGGGCTCAGGTCTCCCACGGGGGGCGGGAGCGTTGTCCTGCCCTGGGGGGTAAATACAGTGAGCTCTATTGTCTTCTCTTGTGTTGTAGTAAAATTAGTGAGGTAGAATGGGGCAGGTAGCGAGacagccgggggggggcaggtcaTCGTGGGTGTATGAAGGTGGCAGTGTAGTGGAGGGAGGTCCCGGGGAGGACTTGAGAGGCAGTGGGAGCAAgacatgtggtggtggtggggcctcAGGCTGAGCTTACATTTGTGTTTGGTGACGTGGGCACTGTGCCAGAAGTGGGCACTGTGGGCACTCCGCTCCAGGGATCAGGCCTGTAACTGAAGGCCAGCCCGCTGCCCCCCTTGCAGACCTGCTGTAGGAGCAGGGCAGAGCCTCTCTGGTGACTGAAGGGACTCCTCGTGGCTAGGTGCCGAAGGGCTGTGCCAGTGCGGGCTGTGCCAGTGCGGGCTGCATTAATTTTGTCTCCTGTGTGCCAGGGGGATGGTAATGAGGAGAGGCGGCATAGTCAGCTCTTGGAGgccatcagctccctcactgGAAGGAAGCGGTGAGTGTCGGGGTCACGCTTGCTCATCACCCAGAGGCTCTTAGACATTCGTGTCTAGGCTGCTATGGCTCCCACGCTGTGCTCAGGGCAAGTGTGGCAGCAGCGAAGGCCCCTAGGCCCCTGGGTTGTCTGGGAGGCAGCTTGCCCCACATGCCCCCATCACAACCATAGACCAAGAGGGTCAGAAAGGACCGCAAGGGTCATAAAGTCTACCCCCCTGCTAAGATGCAGGAATGGCCTCCTCTCAGTGGTGCAGGAACCGGGGGGGATCGCCACATTGCcagggccctcccactttttgaaagttgAGGGGCCTGGCATGTCCACTTTTCACTGAGGCAGACCTcaccccattcccctcctccccccccttctcgCCCCCAaaggccccactgccctggccaggccagcGTGGAGCCGAGCCAAGAAGTCCGGGCAGTTGAGGGGAGCTGTGGTGGACCCTCCAGTTGCCTGAGTTGCAGGAGGTCTGAGAGCAGCCCCAGGCCCATGTCCCCGCCTAGCTCAGGGCAGATGGAGAGTCCGCATCTACGTGCCGGCTCACCACAGCTGCCCGCGTGGCTCTTGTCGACCCGGCTCTGGCTGGAGGCCTCAGAGCTGCAGTCCGCCCATGGTAAGAGCTGTGCGGGCAGCAGTGAGGAGCTGTGGAGTCGCGGGCTGGGcggggacacaggctgggggccTCCCCGCActgcaggcaggtggagggtctaccacgtctccccacagctgcctgcccgACTCTTATCATGGGCAGGCTGCGGCTCCGAGGCATGCCCCCCAGCCAGAAGGCAgatgtggggagcctgggtccctccacctgccctgggcagggggcccaggACACAGGCAGAGGGCTTcttttgccccccgcccccctcaggcAGTAGGAGGGGGCTCTCCGGCCCGTTCAGGCTTCCAGCTTGGCCAGGGGCGGGGCTACGGGGGCCCCCGGGCTAAGTTCTCTCTAAGTTGCATGGCTGCACAGCAGACTATCAAGGGCCGCGCCAGGGAGAGAGGTGCCCCTCCCCGGGCTGCTGTGgcgacagagggctggggggagtcctctctcccttggggcagcctgcaccccaaacccctcatcctcagccccaccccagagcctgcacccccagccagagccctcacctccccacatcccaaccctctgccacagccctgagcccccctcccacactccgaaccccttatccctggccccaccccagagccttcatcctcagccggagccctcaccccccagatCCCAATTCTCTgtccgagccctgagccccttcccacactctgaacccctcggcaccatccccgccacacatcacctccatattggtgcacgtaacaaaattaattctgcacatggatgtaaaaaattagagggaacattgtgctcgcctccccccccccccccatcccacatTCTCTCACACTTTTGGGAGGGCTGTGGTGCACTTGGCTCCTCTACGTTTGGACTGCTTGTTGCGACCAGGAGTGGGGGCATTGCATGGGCAGGGGTGCTGGTGGACTGCACACCAGGGGTCCCCATATATTCTGCCTCCTCTCTTCTAGGGGGAAGCTGGCTGAACGCACAGAAGCGAGCTTGCAGGTGTCCGAGTTCAACCTCAGCTGCGAAGGTGTGTTCCTTCTGGTGGGGGAGAAGATGGGATGGGATGAGCCTTTCTCCAAACTGTTTCTGCAGCTCTCAGGCAGGGGTCCCCCTGCTTAACTGGGTCACTTCATCCTTACTCCAAGGTGGTGGTGTGGGAAGCTGCCTGCAATGGGCTGCGTAGGGGGAGGGCGCAGGAACCCAGCAGATGGTTCCCTGTTGGCGCCCTCTGCTGGGAGCTCTGTGACATCCTGCCTGCATTGACTGCACTGGTTCCTGCAGGTGCCGGGGAGAAGCTGGTCCTGCCTGAGCTGCTGGGGTCCATCCGGGCCTCGTCCTCCCTGGGCATTGTGAAGAAGCAATTGAATAGAGTCAAGCAGAAAAAGTCCGTGGAGCTGCCACTCAGCAAAGAAGAGTCAGAGCGGGTAAGAGTCTGTTTGTCCGTCCATCCCGGCTGAGCCAGTAGTGCCTGAGGTGATGGGGGTAGGTCaagggcagagcagggtgggagtgagttgggagtgagcagggggcagccATGGAGATAACCAGTGATGGTTGGTCTCAGTCCTGTGTGGCTGAGCTGAGTGCCTCTCCCCATCTGGGTTACTTGCTGGGTTTCCTTGCTATCCAGACCTTGGCGCCTGGTGTCATCGCAGACCTGAGGCCTATTCTGTCCTCTCAGACTCTCTCTTGTGACTGCAGGTTGTGAGGGAAGCTGCCTACAATAAGACCTCGAAGGCCGTTGCCAAGTGGGAGCAGGTGGTTCTGCAGAACCGACGAGCGGAGCAGTTGGTTTTCCCCCTGAAGCAGGAGCAGATGAGGGTTGCGCCCATCGAGGAGGTGTTGACCAGCTGGAAGGTGGGTGCTGTTGCATGGcgtcgggggaggggaggtgtcagcACCAGCACAGGTGTCTATGCCCCTTTGGGGGTGGTTTGTGCCTGATCCCAACCCTGAGGGTACTGGTGGAGCAGGAGCGCATTAGGCTTCTGAGCACTGGGCGAGCCCAAGGCCAGCCTTGCTGTGGCAGACAGGCCTGAACTTCACACCAGCCAGCTGAGAGACACGGTGAGAACGAGGGGCAGTGCCAGCTCCGGcatgcggggtgtgtgtgtctgtgctttTATGCTAGCTCAGCAGGGCCATGGCAAGCCATGCAGCTTCCGGGGGAAGGTTCAGTGTGAGGCTGggcacacacacagctgggctACTTGGAGCTGACCTCCCCATGTTCTGCCCCGCGTTCCACACTGGTAGCTGATGCACAGCACTTTGCAGTGCAGACAGGCGTGCACGGTGAAGGTTGGGGGGCAGTGGTGTGTGGCCATCCCAAGCTCTGCTGGCTTACTCTCTGCCCCCTAAATCTGAGTAGTCTCCTTCTCAACCTTCCCAGGGCCAAATAGATTCCAAACTGTCCGGGGCCTCACTCGGGAAGGagggagcaggtcagagctgtcctttctctctgcagctcccttctcttcctgctaAGTTCCTGACCTCAACCCAGGGTCCTGACACCACAGTCTCAGCTGAATACTGCTCAGCTGCTCTCAGCACCTGCTGGGATGggacagggaagtgggagggggctgccTTGTTAAAGtccgcagccccccagctctgccttcttCCCACCCCAGCAAGACCCTCTCCCTAACAAGATTTCCACTCTTTCCCTCAAGTTCTGCAGTGCTGGAGCTGTCCAGTGACAAGGGACCCTTCCACTGGGGTGgggtccccttcccccaaactgcGAGACCATTGCAGCCTTTCCACAAACATTCCCCCTGTGCAGAGTGCAAGTTGGGGCAGCACTGGTCCCCGGTGAGGCAGGAGACTGCTCCAGCAGTCCCAGTCCCTAGTGAGGTAAATGCATGGGGAATCCATAGCCAGCTGTGTGTAAGGCTCAGCACCAGGGCCTAACGGCCTCCAGTCCAGAGGGAAGCACGTGCTGTGACTGCCCTGCCAGCAGTGCAAGGGCTGAAGGGGTTCTCTGGGCCTGGCCTCGCCGAGCAGTCCAAGGGAAATGCAAAGGCTTCGCTGACCACTGCACGCTTGCTTGTAAAATTCTCCCCCCAAAGAAGGACTCTTAGGACTGTAAAAGTGAGAGCTGAGAAATGGGTCTGTGCTGTGCACGGAGAGTCTGGCTCTCTGGGGCACCCACAACAGGAGGCCCAGGTAGGTCCCAGTGATGTGATGGGCTCTGAGGAGCCTCTTTCAGATGAGGTGGGAAATCAGCCTTTCGCTCCCCCAGGGTCCCAGGGCtttctctggggggggggaatcacccGGGAGTCCTCTCTAGACACTGCCACAGGGAATCCCTCCCATTCAGTCCCCACATTTCTCCTGTGGTTTTGGTTGGCTTTGGCCGCTTCTTGTCCTGAGCAGCTGTGCATGTTGCTGTGCATGTTAGGCAGCGGCTGCGTAGTGCCACAGAGATGGCTGTGTTCTGGTGCTGGCTGTTGGCTGAGATGAAAGGTGTCCTCTGGATTCTGAGCACACATGCCTGGGTGGCTGACAAAGGGCTGTCAGATGGACATTCTGCATCCCATCTCCCCCCTGTGTTCCCTGGGGCGCAGGGgcttcctctggggcactggctggggagTGTTGGGGGGCGAGGGGTTGGACTGGGGACTGAGCCAGGGGTTGCTGGGTTTTGTCATTCACCTCTGCCTCTCTGACCATGGCCAAGACTAGCCTTCAGGGCGCTGCTGGGCAGTGCCCTGTGTTGATAGTGGAGGCTTTCTAGCTGTGCCTGGTATTCTGGGGGTGCCCACCCCATGTACTGACTGGGGGTGGCTGGTCCACGCACCAGGCCTGGCTTGGTTTCAGCCCCGGGCTGATGTTGAATTTTCACCAAAAGCCTTGTGAAAGCGGCAGGTTCTTGCTGttgtgccccctttgccccagcAGACTGGCCTCAGGAAGTCCCCAGACCCAAGTCCCCACCCACCTAACCCCCACCACCTGGGGGTCCCGATCCTGCACCCTGAAATCCCCACAATAGTGGGGACCAGATAGGGCAAAGGGATAGGGGCAGTTAATGGGGATGTCTCCCTGACCCTTCTGTGGAAATTGCCCAGTGATCTATAGTACACTTgtctgggtgccccctcctcacccccggAGCCTTGGGTTCAATTGGTGTgtgtcccccccgtcccccccgcctTGTGTCCTCCCCATCGCCTCCCAGGAGCTATGGTGAAATGGCCCCCACTCCTTTGGGTTATTTTGAGGGTgaggagctggctgaggctgggggctCCCATGTGACTAGCAGCCCTCACTGAGGTGGGGCGTCACCTGAGCCCTCACTGAGGTGGGGCTGCTAAGACTGGCTGGTGGCTCCCCTTGCTAATCTTGGGGCCCGCAGGAAGAAAggaatccctccctccctctgggcCTGTGGGTGGGATGGCCAGAGCCCATGGTCGGGGAGATCCCAATGAGGTTGCCCTTGCACACCTTGTATGTGCTCACTTGCTGCCTTCCTTGTCCTGAAGACCCGAACGCCGCTGGAGCAGGAGATCTTCAGTCTTCTCCATAAGACGCAGCAGCCGGTGACGGACCCGCTGCTGACGCCTCTGGAAGAGGCCTCGCTGCGGGCGATGAGCCTGGAGGAGGTGAGTGGGCCATGCCTTCCCTGTCCGTGCCCCCCTGGGGTGCAGGCCCCCCTTGAAGCTGGCCGTCACCCTGTGCTGTGTGTTTCAGGCTCAGCTGCGCCGGGCAGAGCTGCAGAAGGCCCGTGCCCTGCAGTCCTACTATGAGGCCAAGGCCCGACGAGAGAAGAAGATCAAGAGCAAGAAGTAAGGAGCCGGCCATGCAGGTGTTAGTgtgtggggaggttggggggccTGCTAGGAGCCCTGGGTTCCACTTGCCCTGGAGCTCAGGTGCAGGGCGGGTTAGAGATGAGCCAGTGTGAGCTCTCTCACTTCCTGCTGTGGGAGGGCAGCTCGGCTGGCGCCTTCACCTTCTGGCTGCTCTGCTCTCACTGCGCAGGTACCACCGAGTGCTGCAGAAGGGCATGAGTCGCAAGGCCCTGAAAGAGTTTGAGGTGCTGCGGAAGCTAGACCCCGAGGCTGCCCTGACAAAGCTGGAGGAGATGGAGAGAAGCAGGATTGAGGTGATGCCTCGGGGACTCTCTGCACCCTGAGATTCCCCAGCCCCCCAGAGAAGCCCTTGCTGATGCCTCTCTTTGCTTTCTTCCCTCCCCAGGAGAGGATGAGCCTCAAGCACCAGAACAAGGGGAAATGGGCCCGCTCCAGAGCCATTATGGCCAAGTACAACTTGGAGGTGAGGAGCTGTTGGGGGAAGGGTGGCTCTGTgttgggggcagtgtgggggcttTTCTGGGCCTGGCTGTGAATGTGTTCCCATGTCCCTGCAGGCCCGCAAGGCCAtgcaggagcagctggccaggaacAAGGAGCTGACCCAGAAAGTGCCTATGGAGCCAGAGGGCGAAGAGGAGGGCGACGTGGCTGGGGAAGGCCTCCTCCCGGACTCCATCAATGAGGTGCAGCCCAGCATGGACGGAGCCAACCCTTGGATGTTGGGGAAACCCAGCAGTGAAGCAAAGGActctgggatgcaggaggatCCCAAGGACCCCAGAGAGTCTGTTGCCCCAGAGGATGCTGGGAATGAGGGAGAGGAGGTGTCAGAGGAGGAGATCTTGTTACAAGACTTTGAGCAAAGACGATGTACACGGCAAcaggcggggagcccagagcccaagggtgagcaggctggggccagatgTCGGGAGCCCGGAGCCCCATTGTGGGCACGCCGGGACCTGATGTCGGGAGAGTGGGCAGGCCCAGGGCTGGATGtcgggggaggaggttggggggggtgggtgggcaggccCTGGGCCCGATGTGGTGGGAGGACAGGAGTCAGGTTTGGAGCCGCCTTACCACCATCTGTCAGGAGCTGGTTGGGCTGGAAGAGAGGCTGTGTGAATCCCTTGCCACCCTGCTGCTCTGGGAGGAGCAGCATCTCTCACCCATCAGCCTGCTGGGCCCCCCCATGCCATCCTTGGGGCCTGTTATACCCACAGCGGGTAGTATTGTCCTTCACCCAGTGCTCTCTGCAGGTGCTGGCGAAGCGGAGGAGGAACACTTGTTTGTAGAGCTGCTGTCAAATGTGCAGACGGATCCTGGAGTGGAACAACCTgcccaggggctggaggggccGCTGCTGTCCGAGCAGCGGGGCAGGCGGTGCACGCTGGAGGAGATAGATGCTTTGGgccaggaggagggggcagaagagCAGGAGCAGCCCTGGCCCACCGGGACACTGGAGGAGTCAGAGGAAgagggcagtgctgggggtggcCACACGGCCAAGAAGGCACCTAAGCAGAAGATGATCAATCTGCAGGCGGTCCTGGCTGGGGAGTCCCACGTGATCCAGTGTCCTGCCCAGCCGGTCTCTGTGCAGGACGAGGTGAGCTGGGCTCCGTGCTGCCTGCTGCTataaggagtggggaggggaggaggtgccATGGGTGCTAATCTCTGTCTTAGTGAGGGGGCCAGGTGGGTGCCATGGGTGCTAATCTGTCTCAGGGAGAGGGCAGGCGGGTGCCCTGGGTCTGATCTCTGTCtcaggcagggggagaggggcaggcagaTGCCATGGGTGCTGGTCTCTGTCTTGGGAAGGGAGGTAGGCGGGTGCCATGGGTGCTTATCTCTCtctggcaggaggaggaggctgcagaCCAGAGGCTGGTGATCAAGGAGGCCTTTGCGGGGGATGATGTCATTGCTGACTTCCTGCAAGAGAAGCGCAAGGTGGAGCAGGCGGGGAAGCCGCAGGCCATGGATCTGGTTCTACCCGGATGGGGCGAGTGGGGTGGCACGGGGCTGCGGCCTAGTGCCAGGAAGAGGAAGCGGTACGTACAGGCAAGACCAGGGCATGGGGGGATGTCTCGCCCCTCACTGGAGCCTTGCAGCCTAATCTGTCTCGTTGTCTCTCAGGTTCCTCATCAAGCCGGTGTCGGGGCCACCGAGGAGAGATCAGCACCTGCCCCATGTCATCATTAGCCAGCAGCGCAACATCCTGGCTGCAGCACACCAGGTAAGGGGAACCCTGACTGCCCTGGTGGCAGGTCCTGGAGAGGTTAGTTTCTCCCTGATGAGTCCCTGGATAGGAAGGAGTTGTTTGGCCCTCAGACAGACCAAAGGGCACTGTGGGGACAACTAGAACCACAGTGGCTCCAGTGCACAGGCTTAGAGTAGGCTGGGTAGGCGCTCTGGCCAGCAAGGAGGCTGTTTCAGGAATCACTTCCCTCCCAGGACCAGTCGCACCAAACCTCCATGAGCCCTGGCCTCAGCTGACtgtgtgggggtgccagggttccagctgcagcaggcaggagcagcactgaCACCACAGCTTCCCTGCAGCAGCCAGCATCACAGCTGGGCTCTCCTCTGCTTCGGGGCTGAGTCCCCACCACCCCTGAATACTGGGGTAGTGGGAGCCTGGAGCGAAGATCCAGCCTATGCGGAGCCCAGCGCAGGCAGCTCTCCCTCTAGTGTGGGTCTCTAGTGACCCCCTTAGCATGTCCTGGCTGCCCTAGCGGGACCAGCCATACCCAGTCTGGTGCCAGGACAGGGTGCTGACCCTGTCTGTATCTCCCCCTCTGGCAGGTCAATGAGGTCCCTTTCCCCTTCGACCGCCGCCAGCAGTTTGAGCGGAGCATCCGGGCGCCAGTGGGGCCCACGTGGAACACACAGCGAGCCTTCCAGAAGCTGACAGCCCCCCGCATCCTCACCCAGCCAGGCCACATCATCCAGCCCATATCTGCTGAGGACGCTAGCCCCCAGAGCACCATGCCCACCCGCAGAGGGAGCGCTGCCCTGGTGCCCACGCCTCAGCATTCCAGGCACCACCAGCGCCCCCACAAGAAGGCTCGCTAGGCCAGAGGGGTCATGCTGCCCATGGCAGCGCAGAGACTGAGGGTGGCTGTGAAGTGTGTGGCCAGGCCCTGGCAGGGCTAGGAGCTGCTGGGTGAGCAAGTGGGCCAGGCTGGCCCTAGGTAAGGGCAGAGGACACTGTGCCATGCTCCTGCCCCAGAGGCAGGGGCACTGTCCTGCACCCACACAGTGGCCTGCATTCATCTGGAACCAAGCTCCTTCCCCAATAAATGCCCTGGCTGTAGGCTCCTCTGTGCAGTTTCTGCGCCTCGCCCCCACCCCTGGGCCCTTCCAGGCAGGCTGCAGGGGGGCGGGAGTTGAACTAGTCTGTTGTAGGAGAGCAGAGCTTGGCTGCTAGCAGCAAGGCTGTCCCACCCAATGCTGCTCCCTCCGTCCCCAAGTGAGGGCCAGGTCTGGCTG
This region of Chrysemys picta bellii isolate R12L10 chromosome 9, ASM1138683v2, whole genome shotgun sequence genomic DNA includes:
- the UTP14A gene encoding U3 small nucleolar RNA-associated protein 14 homolog A isoform X3; translation: MAEEDLFRSDHPVSASEDEGDGNEERRHSQLLEAISSLTGRKRGKLAERTEASLQVSEFNLSCEGAGEKLVLPELLGSIRASSSLGIVKKQLNRVKQKKSVELPLSKEESERVVREAAYNKTSKAVAKWEQVVLQNRRAEQLVFPLKQEQMRVAPIEEVLTSWKTRTPLEQEIFSLLHKTQQPVTDPLLTPLEEASLRAMSLEEAQLRRAELQKARALQSYYEAKARREKKIKSKKYHRVLQKGMSRKALKEFEVLRKLDPEAALTKLEEMERSRIEERMSLKHQNKGKWARSRAIMAKYNLEARKAMQEQLARNKELTQKVPMEPEGEEEGDVAGEGLLPDSINEVQPSMDGANPWMLGKPSSEAKDSGMQEDPKDPRESVAPEDAGNEGEEVSEEEILLQDFEQRRCTRQQAGSPEPKGAGEAEEEHLFVELLSNVQTDPGVEQPAQGLEGPLLSEQRGRRCTLEEIDALGQEEGAEEQEQPWPTGTLEESEEEGSAGGGHTAKKAPKQKMINLQAVLAGESHVIQCPAQPVSVQDEEEEAADQRLVIKEAFAGDDVIADFLQEKRKVEQAGKPQAMDLVLPGWGEWGGTGLRPSARKRKRFLIKPVSGPPRRDQHLPHVIISQQRNILAAAHQVVASPMAYWKLVLAGTTRVWTLIRRIQWTLLCLASAWACPPCVSIMSSRRRHTEFGSSFLA
- the UTP14A gene encoding U3 small nucleolar RNA-associated protein 14 homolog A isoform X1, with protein sequence MAEEDLFRSDHPVSASEDEGDGNEERRHSQLLEAISSLTGRKRGKLAERTEASLQVSEFNLSCEGAGEKLVLPELLGSIRASSSLGIVKKQLNRVKQKKSVELPLSKEESERVVREAAYNKTSKAVAKWEQVVLQNRRAEQLVFPLKQEQMRVAPIEEVLTSWKTRTPLEQEIFSLLHKTQQPVTDPLLTPLEEASLRAMSLEEAQLRRAELQKARALQSYYEAKARREKKIKSKKYHRVLQKGMSRKALKEFEVLRKLDPEAALTKLEEMERSRIEERMSLKHQNKGKWARSRAIMAKYNLEARKAMQEQLARNKELTQKVPMEPEGEEEGDVAGEGLLPDSINEVQPSMDGANPWMLGKPSSEAKDSGMQEDPKDPRESVAPEDAGNEGEEVSEEEILLQDFEQRRCTRQQAGSPEPKGAGEAEEEHLFVELLSNVQTDPGVEQPAQGLEGPLLSEQRGRRCTLEEIDALGQEEGAEEQEQPWPTGTLEESEEEGSAGGGHTAKKAPKQKMINLQAVLAGESHVIQCPAQPVSVQDEEEEAADQRLVIKEAFAGDDVIADFLQEKRKVEQAGKPQAMDLVLPGWGEWGGTGLRPSARKRKRFLIKPVSGPPRRDQHLPHVIISQQRNILAAAHQVNEVPFPFDRRQQFERSIRAPVGPTWNTQRAFQKLTAPRILTQPGHIIQPISAEDASPQSTMPTRRGSAALVPTPQHSRHHQRPHKKAR
- the UTP14A gene encoding U3 small nucleolar RNA-associated protein 14 homolog A isoform X2 → MAEEDLFRSDHPVSASEDEGDGNEERRHSQLLEAISSLTGRKRGKLAERTEASLQVSEFNLSCEGAGEKLVLPELLGSIRASSSLGIVKKQLNRVKQKKSVELPLSKEESERVVREAAYNKTSKAVAKWEQVVLQNRRAEQLVFPLKQEQMRVAPIEEVLTSWKTRTPLEQEIFSLLHKTQQPVTDPLLTPLEEASLRAMSLEEAQLRRAELQKARALQSYYEAKARREKKIKSKKYHRVLQKGMSRKALKEFEVLRKLDPEAALTKLEEMERSRIEERMSLKHQNKGKWARSRAIMAKYNLEARKAMQEQLARNKELTQKVPMEPEGEEEGDVAGEGLLPDSINEVQPSMDGANPWMLGKPSSEAKDSGMQEDPKDPRESVAPEDAGNEGEEVSEEEILLQDFEQRRCTRQQAGSPEPKGAGEAEEEHLFVELLSNVQTDPGVEQPAQGLEGPLLSEQRGRRCTLEEIDALGQEEGAEEQEQPWPTGTLEESEEEGSAGGGHTAKKAPKQKMINLQAVLAGESHVIQCPAQPVSVQDEEEEAADQRLVIKEAFAGDDVIADFLQEKRKVEQAGKPQAMDLVLPGWGEWGGTGLRPSARKRKRFLIKPVSGPPRRDQHLPHVIISQQRNILAAAHQVVASPMAYWKLVLAGTTRVWTLIRRIQWTLLCLASAWACPPCVSIMSSRRETKSSSKNRSNILNAVPLSGDTYTQRN